One Oscillospiraceae bacterium genomic region harbors:
- a CDS encoding Cas9 inhibitor AcrIIA9 family protein, producing MMGILSEMDMMNRDAEDDAFEVSSDSETVDSFSEEFEPVEPPKPDPQAEDAEEARKKAEFDAAEAKRKAEWEAKQAQKKLREQQELDRLAAMSDDDVMQASMNRVSQDTERLTRRNMKLCVMEDVQTECLADPAFARLVMNPKKKMLNCFHYINRKAREYLEQEMKDNDEKPMGGGFGGDVPDELCYQWAREYFRDAEAKEDAEPEEKFVPKNYNGKMPKAGKVKKDKPKKAAPKPAPKPANEEQLTFGDFGTEEAAG from the coding sequence ATGATGGGTATACTCTCTGAAATGGATATGATGAACCGCGATGCCGAGGATGATGCTTTTGAGGTGTCCTCGGACAGTGAAACTGTAGATTCTTTCAGCGAAGAATTTGAGCCGGTTGAACCCCCAAAGCCAGACCCGCAAGCGGAGGACGCGGAAGAAGCCCGCAAAAAGGCTGAATTTGATGCTGCCGAAGCCAAGCGCAAAGCCGAATGGGAAGCAAAACAGGCACAGAAGAAACTGCGGGAGCAGCAGGAGCTGGACCGTCTTGCCGCTATGTCGGATGATGACGTGATGCAGGCATCCATGAACCGCGTTTCGCAGGATACCGAGCGCCTGACCCGCCGCAACATGAAGCTATGCGTCATGGAGGACGTGCAGACCGAGTGTCTGGCTGACCCCGCTTTTGCCCGCCTTGTGATGAACCCCAAGAAAAAGATGCTGAATTGCTTCCACTACATCAACCGCAAGGCGCGGGAGTATCTGGAACAGGAAATGAAGGACAATGACGAAAAGCCTATGGGCGGCGGTTTCGGCGGCGATGTGCCGGACGAACTCTGCTACCAGTGGGCGCGGGAATATTTCCGCGATGCCGAAGCCAAGGAGGATGCCGAACCGGAAGAAAAGTTTGTCCCCAAAAATTACAACGGGAAAATGCCCAAGGCAGGCAAAGTCAAAAAAGATAAGCCCAAGAAAGCAGCGCCCAAACCAGCCCCGAAACCCGCGAACGAAGAACAGCTCACCTTTGGTGACTTCGGCACAGAGGAGGCAGCAGGATGA
- a CDS encoding PcfJ domain-containing protein, whose amino-acid sequence MKLDKRACRHAANVPLHISLNAGVLYTERVKYLVTAAVKLLGGHRVLTVYFYDCERLKTNDRMPKWVVFQGKDTFATLERDAEGNVKWRDAMLMSLADESFYNFRESCVFYKGTDGAAIADFIHRNVSGIAVLKELQNYQYSIRNKQAKARRCKRDADIVEKMKKVPAAPSNLAHWIDQNVMPHYLFYSYDRNQPATQVFCTYCEKFSVIKKPKTGKIFVCPQCKQKAIAKAQGRRAAYHEDRETCQVIQKISDEELLIRIFKVRWAYKEKKNTPAKEIYENARLFIRVVGKEGTDTEAFYYDSGYDSATHWRRGNRPRFSPYTSSYEADDTGAVYLPSLKRALQGTPWQYCALRQFYEPTKEAMQVSTYLRVYRRYPKLIEHLVKVGFEHIVADIVYRHGMGSEIDDTQKRTHRILRVNKEDLTMLRELNAGIDTLRAYQQYTKLNLRSRQELLQWQLKNHVHTVPTQWFAYMTARKFMRYMDSQLPDYMQLKRAFLYRSPMEEAISTYSDYLQMCQEQNYDMKSSQVLFPKHCNEAHDELSRYIKKCRDEQTKRAFREVYEHLAEKANLTSKKLQIVCPKQTDDLIAEGQALHHCVGTYIERVAAKKCLIVFVRRVEEPKKPYVTVEVRNGKIEQIHGDHNSDPTEEVKKFVDLWSRKVLPMALQAA is encoded by the coding sequence ATGAAACTGGACAAACGAGCCTGCCGTCATGCAGCCAATGTTCCGCTGCACATCAGCCTAAATGCCGGTGTGTTGTACACGGAACGGGTGAAATACCTTGTCACCGCTGCCGTCAAACTGCTTGGCGGGCATAGGGTGCTGACAGTTTACTTCTATGACTGTGAACGCCTGAAAACAAATGACCGTATGCCGAAGTGGGTCGTGTTTCAGGGCAAGGATACCTTTGCCACGCTGGAGCGTGATGCCGAGGGGAACGTCAAGTGGCGGGATGCCATGCTGATGAGCCTTGCCGATGAAAGTTTCTATAATTTTAGAGAATCCTGCGTTTTCTATAAAGGGACGGATGGCGCTGCAATCGCGGACTTTATCCATCGCAACGTAAGTGGCATCGCCGTGTTGAAGGAGTTACAGAACTATCAGTATAGCATCCGTAATAAGCAGGCAAAAGCTCGCCGCTGCAAACGTGATGCGGACATAGTCGAGAAAATGAAAAAGGTCCCGGCTGCACCCTCAAACTTGGCACACTGGATTGACCAAAATGTCATGCCGCACTATCTGTTTTATTCGTATGACAGGAACCAGCCAGCAACGCAGGTTTTTTGTACCTATTGCGAGAAGTTTTCTGTGATAAAAAAGCCGAAAACCGGAAAAATCTTTGTCTGCCCGCAATGCAAACAAAAGGCAATCGCCAAAGCGCAGGGGAGAAGAGCCGCCTACCATGAGGACAGGGAAACCTGCCAGGTTATTCAAAAAATCAGCGATGAAGAATTGCTGATACGGATCTTCAAGGTACGCTGGGCATATAAGGAAAAAAAGAATACGCCTGCGAAAGAAATTTATGAGAACGCAAGGTTATTTATCCGCGTCGTTGGGAAAGAAGGCACCGACACAGAAGCGTTCTATTATGACAGCGGTTATGATAGCGCAACACACTGGCGGAGAGGAAACCGTCCGAGGTTTTCTCCCTATACAAGCAGTTATGAAGCCGATGATACCGGGGCGGTTTACCTGCCATCACTGAAAAGAGCCTTGCAGGGAACACCGTGGCAGTATTGCGCACTCCGGCAGTTCTATGAACCTACGAAGGAGGCAATGCAGGTCAGTACCTATCTGCGCGTATATCGGCGCTATCCAAAACTCATTGAGCATCTTGTCAAAGTCGGATTCGAGCACATCGTCGCAGACATTGTGTATCGGCACGGTATGGGATCAGAAATTGATGACACGCAAAAACGCACACACCGCATTTTACGGGTCAACAAAGAAGATTTGACCATGCTGCGTGAGTTAAATGCTGGCATCGATACATTGAGAGCATACCAGCAATACACGAAGCTTAATTTGCGCAGTCGGCAGGAACTTTTACAGTGGCAGCTCAAAAATCATGTGCATACGGTTCCAACGCAGTGGTTTGCCTATATGACGGCAAGAAAATTCATGCGCTATATGGACAGCCAGCTGCCAGACTATATGCAGCTGAAGCGGGCTTTCCTCTATCGTTCCCCGATGGAAGAAGCAATCTCGACTTACAGCGACTATCTGCAAATGTGTCAAGAACAGAATTATGATATGAAAAGCAGTCAGGTTTTGTTTCCCAAACACTGCAATGAGGCCCATGACGAGTTGAGCCGATACATTAAGAAGTGTAGGGACGAGCAAACAAAGCGTGCATTTCGTGAAGTATATGAGCATTTGGCAGAAAAGGCTAACCTCACTTCAAAGAAACTGCAAATTGTCTGCCCCAAGCAAACCGATGACCTCATCGCAGAAGGACAGGCTTTGCACCACTGTGTCGGCACCTATATTGAGCGAGTGGCAGCGAAAAAATGTCTGATCGTGTTTGTCCGCCGCGTGGAAGAACCAAAAAAGCCGTATGTGACCGTGGAGGTGCGCAATGGTAAAATCGAGCAAATCCATGGCGACCACAACAGCGACCCTACGGAAGAAGTAAAAAAGTTTGTTGACCTGTGGAGCCGCAAGGTGCTGCCAATGGCTTTGCAGGCCGCGTAA
- a CDS encoding VanZ family protein, with translation MKSRRKHSFQFMTILYFVIVFCMCVSRFNVIMTIMGGQLTRVEEINLLPFHSVRENLQYGRNPISWDMLYNMVMFVPFGIIYCYYQKHFRVYKAVGMSCLTTFFIESAQFILKTGVVDIDDFIVNTLGSLMGIMVYVILQHISFKNQKFEIHELIDISATMLPPMFVAFVAEMFLGVGSLKLLPVHGAVLLCYGIFVYAFLIRDFTRKAKVYYLVCYVGIFCLSRVLL, from the coding sequence ATGAAAAGCAGAAGAAAACATAGCTTCCAGTTTATGACTATATTATATTTTGTGATAGTATTTTGTATGTGCGTATCACGTTTTAACGTGATTATGACAATTATGGGTGGTCAACTAACGCGGGTGGAAGAAATTAATCTACTGCCGTTCCATAGTGTTAGAGAAAACTTGCAATATGGTCGCAATCCTATTTCATGGGACATGCTTTATAACATGGTAATGTTTGTACCGTTTGGAATAATTTACTGTTATTACCAAAAGCATTTTCGCGTATATAAGGCAGTCGGAATGTCATGCTTGACAACATTCTTTATAGAAAGCGCGCAGTTCATTCTAAAAACCGGTGTCGTAGACATAGATGATTTTATTGTAAACACATTGGGAAGTTTGATGGGAATTATGGTGTATGTTATTCTGCAACATATATCCTTCAAAAATCAAAAGTTTGAAATTCACGAATTGATTGATATAAGTGCGACAATGCTTCCGCCGATGTTTGTTGCCTTCGTTGCGGAAATGTTTCTGGGAGTTGGCTCACTAAAACTGTTGCCAGTTCACGGTGCAGTGTTACTGTGCTATGGAATTTTTGTCTACGCATTTTTAATAAGGGATTTTACCCGCAAAGCAAAAGTTTATTATCTGGTATGTTATGTAGGAATCTTTTGTTTAAGTCGGGTGTTACTGTAG
- a CDS encoding YqaJ viral recombinase family protein — MPEHIRQEPKVLVSTENLTEQEWLAYRRRGIGGSDVAAILGISPFRTARDLYDDKLNIALAVDDAGNWVALEMGHLLEPLVAQIFTKKTGLEVFQIKKMFQHPQYPFMLADVDYFVRLPNGKIALLEIKTTNYNAKDHWWKDGEECVPVYYETQGRHYMAVMDMDEIFYCCLYGNNEDEVIIRHLYRDREYEQEMVYLEREFWHDHILTRIPPPYTEDGSLILESLRRRLGAADKTIPAIQLDNDLSATMLRYLRLQEQKQQVETQAKTLDTEMQRLKGQMVAKLDGSCMAMGEYGGTQYTISYNPVSRTGITKDNLQKLKLLHPDIYDEYVTVSESRRFSIKAKSADEAA; from the coding sequence ATGCCGGAGCACATACGGCAGGAACCCAAGGTGCTGGTCAGCACCGAAAACCTCACCGAGCAGGAATGGCTGGCATACCGCAGGCGGGGGATAGGCGGCAGCGATGTCGCCGCGATCCTCGGCATTTCTCCGTTCCGAACCGCCCGCGATCTGTACGATGACAAGCTGAACATCGCTTTGGCTGTCGATGATGCAGGCAACTGGGTGGCACTGGAAATGGGGCATCTGCTGGAACCACTGGTTGCCCAGATATTCACCAAGAAAACCGGGTTGGAAGTTTTCCAAATCAAGAAGATGTTCCAGCACCCGCAATATCCCTTTATGCTGGCAGATGTGGACTACTTTGTTCGCCTGCCAAACGGAAAAATTGCGCTGCTGGAAATCAAAACGACCAACTACAACGCAAAAGACCACTGGTGGAAGGACGGCGAGGAATGTGTTCCTGTCTACTACGAGACACAGGGGCGGCACTACATGGCCGTCATGGACATGGACGAAATCTTCTATTGCTGTCTCTACGGCAACAATGAGGACGAAGTCATTATCCGCCACCTGTACCGTGACCGGGAATATGAGCAGGAAATGGTCTATCTGGAACGCGAGTTTTGGCACGACCACATCTTGACCCGCATCCCGCCGCCCTACACCGAGGACGGCAGTCTGATTCTCGAAAGCCTGCGCCGCCGCTTAGGTGCTGCGGATAAGACGATTCCTGCCATCCAGCTGGACAATGACCTGTCTGCTACCATGCTGCGGTATCTCCGCTTACAGGAGCAAAAGCAGCAAGTGGAAACGCAGGCAAAAACGCTGGACACAGAAATGCAGCGGCTGAAAGGTCAGATGGTTGCCAAACTGGACGGCAGCTGCATGGCGATGGGGGAGTACGGCGGTACACAGTACACAATCAGCTACAACCCCGTCAGCCGGACAGGCATCACGAAAGACAACCTCCAAAAGCTGAAGCTGCTGCACCCGGATATTTATGACGAGTACGTCACGGTATCGGAATCGCGGCGGTTCAGCATCAAGGCAAAATCGGCGGACGAAGCCGCCTGA
- a CDS encoding ATP-dependent RecD-like DNA helicase, with amino-acid sequence MHDSEQEHSGITGCRVTYESTIFYNEANKFSIIVVKTNDPRIPLQACSDRYYGDRMLRFTAVGYELPRTKAVELELDGEWVESKYGYQLQVEQWQEIVPQTADGLLAYLGSGLIKGIGPKTAEDIVATFGPDTLNILDNEPEKLLQIRGITEGKLKDIEESYAESRVLRNLMSLLGPFKITPATALKIYQHFGPACVDILKKCPYDLCQISGFGFKRVDGIVRKTDNRLHSAERIKGAVLYTLEDARGKSGHLFLPSEDLVKETLLLLNAPIPIPEQRVRAEEVQETLQQMILHGAVVAYKQYLYSPRVFGQEDDTARMIAERLANISVAENIESALESVRESLGITLSQKQEQAVRTAFQHGLTIITGSPGTGKTTVLKAIIEVFKNLHPKGKFALMAPTGRASRRMAESTGVDEARTLHSALGLGTGEEVGDGERVRFVDADLVIVDEFSMVDMWLAQQFFKRIGQHTRVVLVGDPNQLPSVGAGNVFYELIHSGMVPVTVLDWIFRQSKDGLIAYNAKFINEGSTKLYYGNDFVFVDSPTQIETARRIQDIYCKEAAERGIENVQILSPFREKGEAASEQLNRAIRERVNPFRSAEEEVKIGSRIFRVHDRVMQTKNTEKVSNGDLGFITGITTNSKGERLVQMDFGGDRKLTYTTEQLAHVDLAYATTIHKAMGSEFETVIIPIVKAHTIMLYRNLLYTAVTRAKKKVILVGHKPILFMAVHRADISKRNTMLGERIHLYCKAYHTERNALPELQQAG; translated from the coding sequence ATGCACGACAGTGAACAGGAACACAGCGGCATTACCGGCTGCCGTGTCACCTACGAATCTACGATTTTTTACAACGAAGCAAACAAATTCTCCATCATCGTTGTCAAAACCAATGATCCGCGCATTCCGCTGCAGGCTTGCAGCGACCGCTATTACGGCGACCGTATGCTGCGCTTTACGGCGGTGGGGTACGAACTGCCCCGCACCAAGGCGGTGGAGCTGGAACTGGACGGTGAGTGGGTCGAGAGCAAGTACGGGTATCAGCTGCAGGTCGAGCAGTGGCAGGAAATCGTTCCGCAGACAGCGGACGGTCTGCTGGCATACTTGGGTTCCGGGCTTATCAAGGGCATCGGTCCCAAGACAGCAGAGGACATTGTTGCCACGTTCGGACCGGACACCCTGAATATCCTTGACAACGAGCCGGAAAAGCTGCTGCAAATCCGCGGCATCACCGAGGGAAAACTCAAGGACATTGAGGAATCCTACGCCGAGAGCCGCGTTCTGCGCAACCTTATGAGCCTTTTGGGGCCGTTCAAGATCACGCCCGCCACAGCACTGAAAATCTATCAGCACTTCGGCCCGGCATGTGTAGATATCCTCAAAAAATGCCCATATGATTTATGCCAGATTTCCGGCTTCGGATTCAAGCGTGTGGATGGCATCGTCCGTAAGACGGATAACCGCCTGCACAGCGCCGAGCGCATCAAGGGTGCGGTGCTGTACACGCTGGAGGATGCCCGCGGCAAATCGGGACATTTGTTTCTGCCATCGGAAGATTTGGTAAAGGAAACGCTTCTGCTGCTCAACGCACCTATTCCCATCCCGGAACAGCGCGTCCGCGCCGAGGAGGTGCAGGAAACCTTGCAGCAGATGATTCTGCATGGCGCAGTGGTTGCCTACAAGCAGTACCTGTACAGCCCGCGCGTGTTCGGGCAGGAGGACGACACCGCCCGCATGATTGCCGAGCGGCTTGCCAACATCAGCGTAGCCGAGAATATCGAGTCTGCGCTGGAATCGGTGCGCGAAAGTCTGGGCATCACGCTTTCCCAAAAGCAGGAACAGGCAGTGCGCACGGCGTTCCAGCATGGGCTGACGATTATCACCGGCTCGCCCGGTACCGGCAAGACCACCGTGTTAAAGGCCATTATCGAGGTGTTCAAGAACCTGCACCCGAAAGGGAAGTTCGCCCTTATGGCTCCTACGGGCCGTGCCAGCCGCCGCATGGCGGAAAGCACCGGCGTGGATGAAGCCCGCACGCTGCACAGCGCACTGGGCCTCGGCACCGGGGAAGAAGTAGGCGATGGCGAGCGCGTTCGCTTTGTGGATGCCGACCTCGTCATTGTGGACGAGTTTTCTATGGTGGATATGTGGCTGGCACAGCAGTTTTTCAAGCGCATCGGTCAGCATACGCGGGTCGTTCTTGTGGGTGACCCGAACCAGCTGCCCAGCGTGGGCGCCGGCAACGTGTTCTACGAGCTGATCCACAGCGGAATGGTGCCTGTCACGGTACTGGATTGGATTTTCCGCCAGTCGAAAGACGGCCTGATTGCCTACAATGCGAAGTTCATCAACGAGGGCAGCACCAAGCTGTACTACGGCAATGACTTTGTGTTCGTGGACAGCCCGACGCAAATCGAGACGGCGCGGCGCATCCAAGACATTTACTGCAAAGAAGCCGCCGAGCGTGGCATCGAGAACGTGCAGATCCTTTCGCCGTTCCGCGAGAAAGGCGAGGCAGCCTCCGAGCAGCTTAACCGTGCCATTCGGGAACGGGTCAACCCGTTCCGCTCGGCCGAGGAAGAAGTGAAGATCGGCAGCCGCATTTTTCGCGTCCATGACCGCGTTATGCAGACAAAGAACACCGAGAAAGTGTCCAACGGTGACCTCGGTTTTATTACCGGGATTACCACGAACAGCAAAGGCGAACGGCTTGTGCAGATGGATTTTGGCGGCGACCGCAAGTTGACTTACACGACGGAACAACTGGCGCACGTTGACCTTGCTTATGCCACAACAATCCACAAGGCCATGGGCAGCGAGTTTGAAACGGTCATTATCCCCATCGTCAAGGCACACACAATCATGCTGTATCGTAATTTATTGTATACAGCCGTGACCCGTGCCAAGAAAAAAGTCATCCTTGTGGGACATAAGCCGATTCTGTTTATGGCGGTTCACCGCGCGGATATCAGCAAGCGCAACACCATGCTGGGCGAGCGCATCCACCTGTACTGCAAGGCATACCACACCGAACGAAACGCACTGCCGGAACTGCAACAGGCCGGCTGA
- a CDS encoding M23 family metallopeptidase — MGELGGEILTPGSDTTLGGGALQWPLPVAGTITSPQGYRTDPITGETSYHSGTDIAVPEGTPILAAADGTVTIANALDSWGGSYGYHVKLDHGGGLTTLYAHCSSICVTAGQQVKAGQVIAYVGHTGRATGPHLHFEVHSS; from the coding sequence ATGGGGGAACTGGGTGGCGAGATCCTAACGCCCGGCTCCGACACCACGCTGGGTGGCGGCGCGCTGCAATGGCCGCTGCCGGTGGCGGGCACGATCACCTCGCCGCAGGGCTACCGCACCGACCCGATCACTGGCGAAACCAGCTACCACAGCGGCACCGACATCGCTGTGCCCGAAGGCACCCCGATCCTGGCGGCTGCCGACGGCACCGTCACTATCGCCAACGCCCTCGACAGTTGGGGCGGCAGTTATGGCTACCACGTCAAGCTCGACCACGGCGGTGGATTGACGACACTGTACGCGCACTGCTCGAGCATCTGCGTCACCGCAGGCCAGCAGGTCAAAGCCGGGCAGGTCATTGCCTACGTCGGCCACACCGGCCGCGCGACGGGGCCGCATCTGCATTTTGAGGTTCATTCGTCTTGA
- a CDS encoding ATP-binding protein, whose amino-acid sequence MFIGREKELALLQQDYIGKAAMVYGKRRVGKTTLIQKALKSSSYRTVYFECLKGTMQDNISGFVQELVRAKILPVPLNFGTLQDVFAYLNALPEKIVVVIDEYPYLKAMNDSATVDSIFQNIIDNRLVNIELILSGSHIGMMKDALQEKNALYGRFAVTIKLNELNYLEAAKFYPDKTPYDKAAHYAVFGGSPFVNQALQPTATIRENIISTILNPMSAVYLYASQLLLSDYSVKINAERIFSVIGNGKKRYTEIEDKLDVKKTGNLSKQIKSLIDLEIIARNSPINKIGDNKKSTFEINDNLLRFYFTFIYKNASALQVLGAEAFYDEYIAPALTDFISRRFEGICRDYFSHQVRSGKMKGVRNIGSYYYDDPAHRKNGEFDVALEFADGYEIYEAKYYAQPMTLDEIHREVQQVEAIKELTVKQIGFIAINGFAEREEPYLYLDGNDIFANE is encoded by the coding sequence ATGTTTATTGGCCGTGAGAAAGAACTGGCGCTTTTACAGCAAGACTATATTGGAAAAGCAGCAATGGTCTATGGCAAACGTCGAGTTGGCAAGACCACCCTGATTCAGAAAGCACTCAAATCGAGCAGCTATCGGACGGTTTACTTTGAGTGCCTGAAAGGTACAATGCAAGACAACATCAGCGGGTTTGTGCAGGAATTGGTCCGGGCAAAAATCCTACCTGTGCCATTGAATTTTGGTACCTTGCAGGATGTGTTCGCATATCTGAATGCTCTGCCGGAGAAAATCGTTGTCGTCATTGATGAATACCCCTATCTCAAAGCTATGAACGACTCCGCAACTGTCGATTCCATCTTCCAAAACATCATTGATAATCGGCTGGTCAATATTGAACTCATTCTCTCCGGCTCCCACATCGGCATGATGAAAGATGCGTTGCAGGAAAAGAATGCCCTGTATGGCCGTTTTGCTGTAACGATCAAGCTCAACGAGCTGAACTATTTGGAAGCTGCAAAATTCTATCCTGACAAAACTCCCTATGATAAGGCGGCGCACTATGCCGTTTTTGGTGGCTCGCCTTTTGTCAATCAAGCGCTGCAACCTACGGCTACAATTCGGGAAAACATTATCAGCACGATCCTCAACCCTATGAGTGCTGTCTATCTCTATGCCAGCCAACTGCTGCTCTCGGATTACTCTGTCAAAATCAATGCCGAGCGTATCTTCTCGGTCATTGGAAACGGGAAGAAGCGGTACACAGAAATTGAAGATAAGCTGGATGTAAAAAAGACCGGCAACCTCTCCAAACAAATAAAATCGCTGATCGACCTTGAAATCATCGCGCGCAATAGCCCTATCAACAAGATTGGAGATAATAAGAAGTCCACTTTTGAAATCAACGACAATCTATTGCGGTTTTACTTTACTTTTATCTACAAGAATGCCAGTGCCTTGCAGGTTTTGGGGGCCGAAGCATTCTATGATGAGTATATAGCGCCAGCCCTGACGGATTTTATCTCCCGCCGATTTGAGGGTATCTGCCGCGACTATTTCAGCCATCAGGTTCGTTCCGGTAAAATGAAGGGGGTACGCAATATTGGCAGCTATTACTATGACGACCCCGCCCATCGCAAGAATGGTGAGTTTGATGTCGCCCTGGAATTTGCCGATGGATATGAGATTTACGAAGCAAAATATTATGCCCAGCCGATGACCCTTGATGAAATTCATCGTGAGGTCCAACAGGTAGAGGCCATCAAAGAACTCACAGTCAAGCAGATTGGGTTCATAGCTATCAATGGATTTGCGGAGAGGGAAGAACCTTATCTTTATCTGGACGGAAATGATATTTTTGCAAACGAATAA
- a CDS encoding M28 family peptidase: MQELTFETILRLPQMELKKRLKAELKSRGYPVTDKPGYLYAEGTIPVLLVAHMDTVHRQPVEQICYSADRAVAMSPQGIGGDDRCGVWMILQILRTANCHVLFCEDEEVGCVGAKKFTRGPLRPQVNYIVELDRRGSNDAVFYRCDNPEFEDFVTSFGFETANGSCSDISYIAPYLETAAVNISCGYYCEHQRHEYIRLEGMELNADRVAQMVTQQTEHFEYMEQQDSFFGGRVYQYSMWGMASERETYKWLSPLPKEAKIKLGTAELIMSHAKIDRQGKVHRYVPKLKAAVLTENAIAVMPDGKKARYDSQKAKCQKVVPLSRALEILNTI, encoded by the coding sequence ATGCAAGAATTGACGTTTGAAACCATTCTACGTCTGCCGCAGATGGAATTGAAAAAGAGGTTAAAAGCCGAGCTGAAAAGCAGGGGTTACCCCGTTACCGATAAGCCCGGCTACCTGTATGCCGAGGGAACGATTCCTGTCTTGCTGGTAGCCCACATGGACACGGTTCACCGTCAGCCTGTCGAGCAGATATGCTATTCGGCAGACAGGGCAGTAGCTATGTCACCGCAGGGAATCGGCGGCGATGACCGCTGTGGTGTCTGGATGATTTTGCAGATCCTGCGCACGGCGAACTGTCATGTGCTGTTCTGTGAGGATGAGGAAGTCGGCTGTGTAGGTGCAAAGAAATTCACAAGAGGTCCTTTGCGGCCACAGGTAAACTACATTGTAGAGCTTGACCGCCGGGGCAGTAATGATGCTGTGTTTTACCGCTGCGATAACCCGGAGTTTGAGGACTTCGTCACCTCGTTTGGGTTCGAGACGGCCAATGGCTCGTGCAGTGATATATCTTATATTGCACCGTATCTGGAAACGGCGGCAGTCAATATCAGCTGCGGTTACTACTGCGAGCATCAACGGCATGAGTACATCCGCTTAGAAGGGATGGAACTGAATGCCGACCGCGTGGCGCAGATGGTCACGCAGCAGACGGAACACTTTGAATATATGGAACAGCAGGACAGCTTCTTCGGCGGGCGAGTTTACCAGTATTCTATGTGGGGGATGGCCTCGGAGCGTGAAACCTACAAGTGGCTTTCACCGCTACCGAAAGAAGCAAAAATCAAGCTGGGAACAGCGGAACTTATCATGTCTCATGCCAAGATTGACCGGCAGGGGAAGGTTCATCGCTATGTTCCCAAATTGAAAGCTGCTGTCCTGACAGAAAACGCCATAGCAGTAATGCCGGACGGTAAGAAAGCGAGATATGATTCCCAAAAGGCCAAGTGCCAGAAAGTGGTGCCCCTGTCAAGGGCGTTGGAAATACTGAATACAATATAA
- a CDS encoding excisionase, protein MQDPESVPIHLKLTLSIKEASEYSNIGINKIDAMLKQPNCPFVLYVGSKKLVKRKEFEAYISSKLII, encoded by the coding sequence ATGCAAGATCCCGAAAGTGTACCCATTCATCTGAAGCTGACGCTTTCCATTAAAGAAGCATCTGAATACAGCAATATCGGCATCAACAAAATTGATGCTATGCTCAAACAGCCCAACTGTCCTTTCGTGTTGTATGTAGGGTCAAAGAAATTGGTCAAGCGCAAGGAATTTGAAGCCTACATCAGCAGCAAGCTGATTATTTAA
- a CDS encoding phage holin family protein yields MQVNTVEKLASVGAFGLWAALHGWLGWLAVLYAICMLLDCVTGTALAVKEKTWNSSKARKGLWHKGGSTIMICVSVLTDIFLGLVINHVLGLQLPFDYDMLLTPVVLTWYIATELGSILENAAEMGAPVPPVLREVLEKVHKASDRKDTTASAGHQDE; encoded by the coding sequence ATGCAAGTAAACACTGTGGAAAAACTGGCGAGTGTCGGTGCGTTCGGGCTGTGGGCTGCCCTGCACGGTTGGCTGGGGTGGCTGGCGGTTTTGTATGCAATTTGTATGCTGCTGGATTGTGTGACAGGCACCGCGCTGGCCGTTAAGGAGAAAACATGGAATTCCAGCAAGGCGCGGAAAGGGCTATGGCACAAGGGTGGCAGCACCATTATGATTTGTGTAAGTGTTCTGACCGATATCTTTTTGGGTTTGGTGATCAACCATGTGCTTGGCCTGCAACTGCCGTTTGATTACGATATGTTGTTGACGCCCGTCGTTTTGACCTGGTACATTGCCACGGAGCTGGGCAGCATTCTGGAAAACGCCGCCGAGATGGGCGCGCCCGTCCCACCGGTTTTAAGGGAAGTGCTGGAGAAAGTACACAAGGCATCTGACCGCAAAGACACGACGGCAAGCGCCGGACATCAAGACGAATGA